The genomic region CCGGTCCGCGACGCGGCGGCGGTCCGGGCGGTTCGGATGGCGGGCCTCGCTGGCCGCCGCGCTGCTGCTGGCCATCGGCGTCCATCTCCAGCCCACATTGGCGCTCCGCCTGACCGCCGACCACCGCACCGCCGCCGGGGAGCGGCGGGAGATCGCCCTGCCCGACCGGTCCCTGCTGATCCTCGACACCGACTCCGCGGTCGCGCTCGATTTCGCCGAGGGCCGGCGCCACGTCCGGCTGCTGCGCGGGCAGGCTTACTTCGACGTGGTCAGCGACCCCGCCCACCCTTTCCGCGTCACCGCCGGCTTCAGCGAGGTGGAGGTGACCGGCACCGCCTTCACCGTGCGGTCGGACGGCGGGCAGGACGCCGTCTTCCTGGAGCGCGGACGGGTGTCGGTCAGCCGGCGGGAACCGCCGGGCCGGACGGTGACCCTCGTTCCGGGTGACCGGGTGACGGCCACGGTGGACGGCCTGTCGGCGCCCGCCCGGCCGGACCCGGCGGTTGCGCTTGCCTGGAAGGATGGGCGCTACGTGTTCCACGACCAGCCCTTCGCCGCGATCGTCGACACCATCCGGCGCTACCATGGCGCACCGATCGTCCTGATCGGCGACCGGCTGGCCGGCGCGCGGGTCAGCGGAAACTACCGGCTGGACGATCCCATTACGGCGATCCGCTCGCTGGCCGACGTCGTGGGCGCCCGCGTGACCGAGCTTCCTGCCGGAATCATCCTGCTTCGATAGGCTTTGTCCTTCTTTCGGGATTTTTTTGTGAGACGCCATACCCCCGTGCGTCTGCCGAAAAGAGGGGGCACGGTTCATACACCGGTAATCACGCCCCCGCCACCAGCGCAGACGGGAGTTGTGAGGAATGGAAGGCCGGACGGTTTCGACAGGCAAGTTCTTGGTGTGCGCGCGGGGAACCGCCGCCCGGCATCTGATCCTGGCCCTGATGACGACCACCGCGCTCGGCGGCGTCCTGGCCCTCCCCTCCCCGTCCCTGGCCCAGCAGGCCGCTCCCGCCCCTGGCGCCGCGCAGACGATGGCCTTCGCGCTGCCGGCGCAGTCCCTGCCCGCGGCGCTCGACGCCTTCGCGCGCCAGACCGGCTGGCAGATCGGCTATTCCGCCGATCTGGCCGCCGGGCGCAGCTCCCGCCCGGTGTCGGGCAGCATGACGCCCGCCCAGGCGCTCGACACGCTGCTGTCCGGGACGGGCGTCGGCTACCGCACGACCGGCACCGGCTCCGCGACGCTGGTTCCGGCCCCGACCGGCGACGTCACCATGCTGGCGCCGGTGTCGGTCACCGCCTCGACCAGCGCCGGCAGCGGAAGCGGCAACATCACCATCACCAGGGAGGATCTGGAGCGCAAGAATCCCAGCGACCTCCGCGACGTCTTCTCCGGTGAGCCGACGATCCGCGTGGGCAGTTCCGTGCCGATGTCGCAGAAGGTCTATGTGAACGGCGTCGAGGAAACCAATCTGGCCGTCACCATCGACGGCAGCCGCCAGAACAACAAGGTCTTCCACCACAACGGCACCACGCTGATCGACCCGGCGCTGCTGAAGGTGGCGCGGGTGGACGCCGGCGTCGCCCCCGCCGATGCCGGGCCGGGCGCGCTCGCCGGCTCCATCGCCTACGAGACCAAGGACGCCAGCGACTTTCTGGCGAGTGACGGCGTCGGCGCCTTCGGCAAGACCACCTTCAACACGAACGGCTCCGGCCTGACCACCAACCTCGCCGGCTTCGGGCGCCACCAGGGGCTGGAGGCGCTGGGCACCGTGACCTACGGCAAGGGCGGCAAATACACCGCGGGCAACGGGCGCAAGGTGGACGGCACCGAGACGGACGTGGTCAGCGGTCTCGGCAAGGCGGCGGTGCAGACGGAGAGCGGCCACCGCTTCCAGGCCAGCTACGAGCGGGTCTACGACGACGCGCCGCGGCCCTTCCGCGCGAACATCGGGTCGCTGGCCGGCCGCCCGGCCTGGGAGCCGCGCGTGCGGGACTACTCGCTCGACCGTCAGAATATGGTCTTCACCTACACCGACGCCCTGCCGACGGAGCTGTGGAACCCCAAGCTGGTGCTCGCCTATGGCCGCACCGACGTGGAGACGCCGATCTTCACCCGCCCGGTCGGCAGCAGCACCGTGCCGGGGAGCTACCCCGGCAAGGGGGCGACCAGCTCCTTCAACGGCAAGCTGGAGAACACCTTCGGCTTCCGGATCGGCACCGTCACGACGGGCACCGACTTCTACGTGGACCGCGCCAACTACCGGGACCGGACGATGACCGCGACCGAGCGGGCGCGCAACAACGGCCTGTACGGTCAGGCCCGGCTGGAGCCGATGGAGCGTCTGCGCCTGTCCTTCGGCCTGCGCGGCGACCGCCAGACCTTCGAGGGGACGACCGGGCGGGAGTGGACCAACCACGGCCTCAGCCACAACCTCTCTGGCGAGTTCGACCTGCTGCCCCGCTACCTGACCGCCAAGGCCGGCGTGTCCCGCGGCTGGGGCGGCGTCCAGCTGGCCGAGAACTACATCATGAACCCGGCCTGGAACTACGGCGCCGGCCCGCGCCCGGTGACGGCCTACAACAGCACCGCCGGGCTGGAGGCCCGCTACGAGGGCTTCACCGCGGAAGGCCGGATCTTCCGCACCAAGCTGGACGACGCCCGCGCCGCGCGCTTCGCCGCCACGAGCGCCACCCTTGCCCGCGACGTGCGGTCGGAAGGCTATGAGCTGGGCCTCGGCTACGCCTGGACGAACGGCTTCATCCGCGCCAAATACGCCGACATCGACGTGAAGATCGACGGGCTGCCCGCGGATTCCGACACCGGCACCTACCTCGCCACGCCGATCGGGCAGGTCTTCACCGTCGGCGGCGCCCACACCGTGCAGTCCTGGAACCTGACCTTCGGCGCCGATGTGGAGTTCGTGCTCGACTACGACAAGGTCCAGGCCGGGCAGCGGCCGCTGAAGGGCTATCAGACGGCCAACCTGTTCGTGGAGCACCGGCTGCCGGAGCACGCCAACCTGGCGCTGCGCCTCGACGTCCGCAATCTCTTCGACGAGACCTACGCCGACCGCGCCACCTACGGGCAGGAGTTCGGCACCGTCACCCCGCTCTACCAGCCGGGCCGGGCCTTCCTGCTGAGCGCCTCGGCGCAGTTCTGATCCCACGCCGCGGCGGCGGCGGCAAGGTCATGGCCCAGGCGGGCCATGACCGGCCCCCAGTCGCCGGGCGAGTCCTGCCGGTAGAGGCGCATCGTCGGGTACCACGGGCTGTCGTCGCGCCCGCGGAACCAGCGCCAGCAGGCGTCGGAGCGCGACAGCATCCACACCGGGCGTCCGATGGCAGCGGCGAGGTGAGCGACCGACGTGTCCACGGTGATGACGAGGTCGAGATGCGCCGCGATGGCCGCGGTGTCGGCGAAGTCGGTCACGCCCGCCATGGGGTCGGTCAGCAGGCCCGCCGCGACAGCCGTCCGCGCCTGCTCCGCCGCGTCCCCGACCTGGAGGCTGACCGCCGCGATCCCCGGCACCGACAGAAGCGGTTCCATCAACGCGAAGGGCACGCTGCGGCGGCGGTCCATCGCGTGGGAGGTGGGGTCGTGGCGCCGCGGGTTGCCCGACCAGACGAATCCCGCGCGCAACGGGCGCTTTCCGGCGGGGTCTCCGGTCTGGTTCCAGCCGAGCCGCTCCGCCCAGGCGGCCGCCAGATCGGGGGGCGGCGCGATGTAGGGCTCGCCGGAGGGTATCCCGTCGATGCGCGTGCCGAAGGCGAAGGGCAGGCTCATCAGCGGGCAGCACAGGTCGAAAGCCGGCAGCGCCGCCGCGTCGTCGTAGGTGGCCAGACGGTCGATGCCCCGCACCGAGGCCAGCAGGCGGCGCAGCTCCGGCTGGACGATCAGCAGCACCCGCGCGCCGCGGTCGGCCAGCAGCGGCGCGTAGCGGACGAATTGCAGGGTGTCGCCCAGGCCCTGCTCGTAATAGAGGAGGATGGTCTTGTCGGCGATGTCCTCGCCCCGCCACACCGGCTTGCCGGACACCGCCGCGGATTGGCCGGTATAGTCCCAGCGCCGTTCGTAAAGCGCCAGACCCTCTTCGAAATCGCCGAGCGCCAGCTTCAGCACCGCCAGCTCGCAGACCGGGTGCGGATGGTCCGGGCGCAGGGCCTTGGCCGCCTCCAGCGCCGCTTCCGCCTCGTCGAACCGGCCCGCGTCGCGCAACGCGATGCCCAGATTCAAAAGCGTCTCGAAATGCGCCGGGTCGAGGGCGGCGGCGCGTCCCAGCCAAGGCACGGCCTCGCCGATCCGGCCATCGGCGGCCAGGGCCGAGCCGAGATTGCCCGGAACGCCGCGCGCCGACGGCTCCAGCGCCAGGGCGCGGGCGAAATGACGGATGGCATCATCGTAGCGACCGGCGGCCTTCAGCGCCGCGCCCAGATTCCCGAGGAAATCGGTGTTCAGCCCGTCCCGCGCCACCGCGGCGCCGATCAGCGCGACGGCTTCGGCGGGACGGCCCCGCTGCCCGGCGACGATGCCCAGCAGATGCGCGGCGTGGGCCTGCTCCGGATCGGCGTCCAGGATGCGCTGGTAGATGACTGCCGCCTCGTCCAGCCGCCCGGCCTGATGGTGGTCGATGGCGACCGCGTAGGCTTCCTCGATCGTCGCCATGCCCCCGCACCCCGCGCTGCAATCGTCAAACGGGAAATCGTCGAACGGACCCGCCTTGCAGTAAACCGGAACCGGCGCGGCGCGCAAGCGTCCGACGGCGTCACGCGTCCTCCTTCTCCGGCGTGGCGGAAGGCAGGCGGATGACGAAGCGCGCCCCGCCCGCCTCCGCCTCTCCCTCCTCCAAACCGATGGTGCCGCCGAGCTGGCTGACGGTGTTGTGCACGATGTGCAGGCCGAGCCCGGCGTGGCCCCGGTCGCGGCGCGTGGTGAAGAAGGGATCGAAGATGCGCGGCCGCAGCGCCACCGGGATGCCCCGCCCATCGTCGGCGACGGCCAGTTCCACGACGTCCGCCGCGGCCCGGCGGGCTACGACCGTCACCGTGCCGCTCCGCCCTTCTCCCTCCTGCCCATCCGCCCCCTCCCCGTCCGCGAAGCCGTGGTTGACCGCGTTCAGCAGCAGGTGCGAGACGATCTGCGCGATGGCCTGTGGATAGCCGTCCATCATCAGACCCGGCGGGCAGTCCACGACGACCCGGTGTGCCGCCGGCTCCCAGAAAGGTCCCAGCGCCTCGACCGCCTGCATCAGGCAGAGGCGCAGGTCGAAGCGCCGGCGCGTCTCGCCCGCCGGATCCACCGCCAGCTCCTTGAAGCGCTGGACCAGTTCCGCCGCGCGGACGGTGTTGTTGACCAGCAACTCGGACACGTCGCCCAGGTCGGTCAGGAAGCGTTCCAGCTCGCGGCGGCGCAATTGGCCGGAATCGAGAAGGCGCTTCATCTTCGGCACCTTCTCGCGGACCAGGGTTGAGGTGGTGAGCGTGATGCCGAGCGGCGTGTTGATCTCGTGCGCCACCCCGGCCACCACCTGCCCCAGAGCGGCCAGCTTCTCCGCCTGCACCAGATGGGCCTGGGTCCGCCGCAACTCCGCCAGGGTGGAGTCCGCCTGCTCCTTGGCCCGGCGCATCTCGTCCTCGCGGCGGTTGATCTCGGCGGCGAAATGATGGACGGCGCGGGCCATGTCGCCCAGCTCGTCCCGCCGCTCCAGGTCGGTCACCTGCCCGTCGCGCGGATCGCGGGCCAGCCGCCGTGTGGCGCCCTGAAGACGGCGCAGGGGCCGCGTGATGCCGCCGGCCACCAGAAGCGCCGCCCCGGCGGCGAACAGCAGGCCGATGGTCGCTCCGATGAGCAGGGTGGAGCGCAGCAGGCCGGCGCTGCGCACCGCGCTGTCCTGGAACAGGTCATTCAGACGGCGGGCGGTGTTCATCACCGCGGCGGCGTCCATGTCCATCGCGGCGATGGCCCCGTTCTGGCGGGCCAGCCCGTCGGTGGCGCGCTCCAGCCCGTCGCGCCAGGCGGTGATGGCGGCCAGCATCCCGTCCTGGATCAGCGGGGAAATGGGCAGCCCGGCCACCCGGTCGCGCAGCCGCCCGCTGTCGGTGGCGACATCGCGCAGTCCGCGCGTGTCGCGCCGTTCCAGCGCTCTCAGGGTCCGTCCGCTGAGCGACAGGGCGGTCATGGCGACCGTCTGGGTTTCCTGTTCCATGGCGTGGGCCGACACCGTGCGGCGCAGAAGCTCCGCCACCTCGGCCTGGACGGCGCCATGGCCGGTGCCGGTGATGTCCAGCATCCGTTGGGCGACAGCGTCATAGCGTGGCGCCAGTTGCGGCAGCGTCCACCGGTCCAGCCGCTCGGCGCGCAACCGCGTCAGTTCGGCGAAGGCCACCTCATAGGCGTCGCTGGCGGCGGCGGGTGCGCCGTCCTGCCCCATCCCCTCGCCCGCCCGGGCCAGCGACGCGGCAAGGCGGTCCGCGCTGAGCTCCAACCGGTCCAGCGACGGGGACAAGGGATCAAGCCGCGGCTGCGCTTCGGGCGGTGGAGCGGCGTCCGAGTCGGTGGTGGCCGCCGCGTCCTTCGCAGCCAGCCGGGCGCGCAGCACCGCTTCCCGCAGGTCGTGCAGACCGTCCACCACGGCACGGCTGTCCAGCAACCGCCGGTCGACCTCGGCCAGGGAGGCGACGAGCGTGGCGTTGCCGGCGTGCTGCCGCTGGCGCGCCTGTTCGGCCAGGGCGAGCAGGCGGGCTTCCTGTTCCGCCATGCCGCGGGCGCGGGCGTCGCCGAAGGCGATGGCATCCACCAGCTCCTCCAGCCGGGCGGTGTGGCGGTCCGACGCGCGGCGGGCGGTGTCGACCGCGTCGGCCTGCGCGCCCTGGTCCGCCAAGCCGCCCAGCGCCTCCAGCGCCTCCCGCGCGCCGTGGGTGGCGCGGCGGAACGTGATCTCGTGGGGCAGGCGGCCTTCGGGTGCGGAATGGATGAAGTCGTTGCGGGCCGCGGTGGCGGCGATCATCTCGCGGTAGACGGTGCCGGCCAGGACCGCGGCCTCGCGCGAACGGCCGGCGCGCTCCAGCAGAATCCAGGCGGACACCGCGATCAGCGCCGCGATGACCACCGGGATTCCACCCACCGTCGCTATGCGATACGAGATCCTCATCACGCTCCGCCGGCTGCCGTTCCTCCAGGGGACTGCGGAACAGGCCGGCGGCGGAACATCGCAAAGCTAGCGATAGCACTCTGGAGTTGTCGAGTTCTTTCAATTTTGGCGAAAATTAAAACTAATTTGCGGTATAGCCGACAATCAGCGGGTGCGGTCGTCCCGGCCTTTCAGCGTCCAGCCCCGCTGGGCGCGGGGCTGGACGAGGTCGGGGCCGCCGTGTCGAGTGCCGGCGCCGCGGCCGGGTCGGCCTCGACACGGCGCTTCAGGATCATCAGGCCGAGCGTCGTGACGATGGTCCCGGCGACGATGGCCAGGACATAGGGGCCGAGCGGCGCCACCGCGTTGGGGATCGCCAGCACGAAAACACCGCCGTGCGGCGCCCGCAGGCCGCAGCCGAACCACATCGACAGGGCGCCGGCCACCGCCGACCCGGCCATGGCCGCGGGGATGACGCGCAGCGGGTCCTTGGCGGCGAAGGGAATCGCCCCTTCCGTGATGAAGGCGAGACCGAGCACGCCGGCGGCCTTGCCCGCCTCGCGTTCCTGCATCGTGAAGCGGCTGGGCACGACCATGGTGGCGAGCGCCAGCCCGAGCGGCGGCGTCATGCCCGCCGCCATCACCGCGGCCATCGGCGTGTAGGTGTTGGAGGCCAGAAGCCCGACGGCGAAGGTGTAGGCCGCCTTGTTGACCGGCCCGCCCATGTCCAGCGCCATCATGGCGCCGAGCAGCGCGCCCAGCGCCACCGCGTTGGCTCCGGTCATGCTCTGCAGGAAGGCGGTCAGCCCGTTCATGATCGCGGCGACCGGCGTGCCGATGACGTAGACCATCAGCAGACCGACCGCCAGCGTGCCCAGGAGCGGGATGATCAGCACCGGCTTCAGCCCCTCCAGATTCTGCGGCAGCCGGATGGTGTCGCGCAGCCAGCGGGCGATGTAGCCGGCCAGGAATCCCGCCACGATGCCGCCCAGGAAGCCGGCCCCGATCTTGGCCGCCAGCATCCCGCCGATGAAGCCGGGGGCGAGGCCGGGCCGGTCGGCGATGGAATAGGCGATGTAGCCCGCCAGCACCGGCACCATCAGCCCGAAGGCGGCCTCCCCGCCGATCTGCATCAGCGCCGCCGGCAGGGTTCCCGGCTCCTTGAAGGCCTCGATGCCGAAGACGAAGGACAGGGCGATGAGCAGACCGCCGGCCACCACGAAGGGCAGCATGAAGGACACGCCGGTCAGCAGATGCTTGTAGGGGCCGGACTGCGCCTCCTTCTGCCGCGCCTTGGCACCCGACACCGCGTCGGCGTAGGCGGGCGCGGCGGCATTCCCCGTCGCGGCGGGGACCGGCAGGGCGAGCGCCTCGTCGATCACGCGGGCGGGCTGTTTCAGCGCCTCCCCCACCGAGGTCTTGAGCAGGCGCTTGCCGGCGAAGCGGTCGGTGGCGACGTGGGTGTCGGCGCCGATGATGACGGCCTCGGCCTCGGCGATCTCCTCCTCCGTCAGCGCATTCTTCGCGCCGACCGAGCCCTGGGTCTCGACCTTGATGCGGTAGCCCTTGGCCTGGGCGGCCTGCTTCAGAGCCTCCGCCGCCATGAAGGTGTGGGCGATGCCGGTCGGGCAGGCGGTGATGGCGACCAGCAGGCCGGGACTGCGCACCACGGTGGGAGCCGGTTTCGCGGCTGGCGGCGCAGGGGCGGCTTCGGGCTGCGCGCCGGGAACATCGGCCAGGGCGTTGCCAACCACCGATTTGGTGTCGCGGATCGCCGCGGCGGTCGTGGTGCGCAGGATTGGCTTGCCGGCGAAGCGGGAATCGTCCACGGCGATGTCGGTGGCCAGGATCACCGCGTCGGCCGCCGCGATGTCGGCGGTGGAGAGCGGCGTCTGCACACCGTTCGACCCCTGGGTCTCCACCGCGATGGCGTGGCCCATCAGCGCGGCGGTGCGGCGCAGCGCCTCGGCCGCCATGACGGTGTGGGCGATCCCCGTCGGGCAGGCGGTCACAGCCACGAGCTTTGCCATCGCGATCCCTCCGGCGCTGAATGCCTTACAATTCCTCCACCCGAACGGCCCGCATCAGCTCGGCGAGGCGCTCCGGCGGCGGCAACTCGGGGCCGAGGCGGGACAGCGTGCCGGCGGCGAAGGCGGTGCCGCGCCGCGCGCAGTCCTCCAACCCCATGCCCTCCAGCCGGGCGGCGACGACCCCGGCCACCATGGCGTCCCCGGCGCCGACCGTGCTGGCGACCTCCACGGGCGGCGGCATGGCGAGCAGGGCGCGGCCGCCCTCCACGAAGACGGCGCCCTCGGCGCCCAGCGACACGACGACGAGCGCGATGCCGGATTCCGACAGCTCGCGGGCGGCGCGCACCACCTCGGCCCGATCCTTCAGCGGGCGGCCCAGCAGTTCGGCCAGCTCCGCCGCGTTCGGCTTCACCATGTCGGGGCGGGCGGCCACGGCGTGGCGCAGCGGCGGGCCGCTGGCGTCCACCACGACGAAGGCGCCGCGCCGGTGCAGGGCGGTGACCATTTCGGTGTAGGCGGTGTCCGGAACGCCCGCCGGGACGCTGCCCGACAGAACGAAGGTCCGGTTGGTGACGGCGAGATCGTCCACAACGGTCAGCAGCCCGCGCCAGCTTTCCGCCGGGACATGCAGGCCCGGCAGGTTGATGTCGGTGACGGAGTGGCCCTCGCGATCCACCAGCTTGATGTTCACCCGGCTGCGGCCGGCCAAGCGCAGGCAGCGGTCACGGATGCCGCGGCGGCGGAACAGCGCGTCGAACACGGCGGTGTTCTCTTCACCCAGAAAGCCGGTGGCGGTGACGGGTGTGGCGCCGCCCGCCAAGGACGCTCCGGCCAGGAAGGCGGCGACGTTGATGCCCTTGCCGCCGGCGGTCCGCGTCTCGGCGACCGCCCGGTTGACCGCTCCCGCGGCGAATCCCGGCACGTCGAGCGTCTGGTCGATGGCGGCGTTCAGCGTCACGGTGACGACGCCGGGGCGTGGAGTGGACGGTGCGCTCATGACACGCCTCCGGCGTCGGCGAAACGTTGACGGACCAGCGCCCGGACCTCGGCCGCGTCGGCGCAGTCCAGCGCCTCGCGGGCGGTGCGCTCGGCGTCGGCCATGGCGATGGCGCGCAGCCGCGCCTTGACGGAGGGAACGGCGGGAATGGCCACGCTCAGCTCGGCGACGCCCAGCCCGGACAGCAGCACCGCCCCGGCCGGGTCGCCGGCCACGCCGCCGCAGGCGCCGACCCAGATTCCGGCGCGGCGGGCGGCGTCCACCGTGCGCTCCACCATGCGCAGGACGGCGGGGTGCAGCCCGTCGGCCTGCGGGGCCAGGACCGGGTGCAGCCGGTCCATCGCCAGCACATACTGCGTCAGGTCGTTGGTGCCGATGGAGAAGAAGGACACCTCCCGCGCCAGCCGGTCGGCCATCATCACGGCGGACGGCACCTCGATCATGATGCCAAGCTCCACCGGCGGCACGTCCAGCTCCCGCCGCACCGCCTCGGTGATCGCCTTGGCGCGCTCCAGTTCCGCGGGGGCGGCGATCATCGGGTACATGATGCGCACCGGCCCCTCCACGGAGGCGCGCAGCATGGCGCGGAGCTGGGTGCGGAACAGGTCCTCCCGCTCGAAGCACAGGCGGATGCCGCGCACGCCGAGGAAGGGGTTGCCCTCCGCCGGCATGCGCAGATAGGGGACGTTCTTGTCGCCGCCGATGTCCAGCGTGCGCAGGATGATCGGCAGCCCGTTCATCGCCCGCACCATGGTCTGGTAGGCGGCGAACTGCTCCTCTTCGTCCGGCGGCAGGTCGCGCTGAAGGAACAGGAACTCCGTGCGCATCAGCCCGACGCCCTCGCCGCCCGCTTCCACGGCCTGCACCGCCTCCGCCGGGTCGGAGATGTTGGCGGCGACCTCGACGCGCCGGCCGTCCGTGGTGATGGCCGGCTTGTAGCGGTCGAGCCGCTCGGCCTCGCGCCGCTCGCCCACCTTGATGCGGGCCTCGGCGGCGCGGCCGCGGTCGCGCTCGCTGGGGTCGGCGACCAGAACGCCGCCGTCGCCGTCGAGGATCGCCGCGCGCCCGTTCTCCAGGTCCAGCACCGACGGCCCGGCGGCGACGACCGCGGGGATGTCCAGCGAGCGCGCGATGATCGCCGTGTGGGAGGTGGCGCCGCCCCCCGCCGTGCACAGCCCCAGCACCTTGGCCGGGTCGAGTTTCGCCGTGTCGGACGGCTCCAGATCCTCGGCGAGCAGGATGACGGGATGGTCCGGCAGGGCCGCCACGCTCTCCGTCACTACGGCGAGCAGGCGCAGCACGCGGCGCCCGACGTCGCTGAGGTCGGCGGCCCGCCCGGCCAGCAGCGGGTCGGCGAGCTGGGCCAGCGTGCCGGCGCGCTCCTCGTAGACCGCGCGCCACGCCCAGCCGGCGCTCTTACCCTGACCGATCAGGGCATGCGCCTCGGCGACCATCTCAGGATCGTCGAGAAGCTCCTGGTGCGCCTTGAAGATGGCCGCCTTGGCCGCGCCGGCCTTCTTCCAGAACTCCTCGTGCAGGTTGCGCAGGTCGGCGGCGGCGGCGGCGAGCGCCTGATCGAGCCGGCGGTGCTGCGCCTCGGGATCGGGGGCGGTCTCGGCGACCGTCAGCTCCTCGCGCTGGAACTTCCAGACCGGGCCGGTGGAGACGCCGGGGGAGGCGGAGATGCCGGCGATCACCCGTCCGTCATAATCGAGGTCGGCCGGGACGGCCCGCGGCGCCGGCTCCTCCGCGGGCGTCGTCGTGGAGACAGGCTCGTCCAGCCCCGCCTCGAAGGCGGCGCGGATGGCCTGGAGCGCCGCCGCCGCGTCCTCGCCCGAGGCGGTGACGGTCAACGGCTGACCGCCCGAAGCGCCGAGCCGCAGCAGGGAAATCAGGCTCTTGGCGTTGGCCGTGGTACGGCCGTGCCGGACGGCGATCTCCGCGCGGAAGCGCTTGGCGACCTCGACCAGCGCCGTCGCCGGGCGGGCGTGCAGCCCGTGGGGCGACGGGGCGGTGACCGCTATGGAGCCCCCATCGATGGGAAGCGTGACCGGCTCACTCGCGGGCGCGGCGGGTGCCTCGCCGTTCAGAACGGCCATGATGGCGCGCGGGTCGCCCGTGCTGCCCAGCCGCGCGGCCTCCGCGGGATCGCCTAAAACGCCGGTCAGCCGTTGCAGCACGGCGATGTGCTCGTCCGACTTGGCGGCGATGCCGACGACCAGCCGCGCCGGTTCCCCGCCGCCCCAATCGACGCCCTGCGGAAACTGGACCACCACCACGCCGGTCCGCCGCACCAGATCGCGCGCCTCGGGAAGCCCGTGGGGGATGGCGATGCCGCTGCCGAGATAGGTGCCGGACACCGCCTCGCGGCCCAGCATGCTGTCAATGTAGCCGGGGTCGATCAGGCCGCTGTCGACCATCGCCCGCCCGGCGATGCGGATGGCCTCCGTCTTGTCCGGCGCGGAGAGCCCAAGGCGCACCTGCGATTCGGAGACCTGAAGCATCGCCCGTCCTCCCCCGCGCGGAGTCCGTGCGCGGGGCCGGACTCGTCCTTGGAGGAGAGTAACGCATCAGTCGCAGTGACGTTCCGGGACAGATTCGCGCAGGGCGCCGCCGCCACTGCCACCACGCGTGTGGGCCAGCATGCCGGTGACGCGGGCAACCAGCGCCGTCGTCTCGAAGGGCTTCTGGAGCACCTCGCAGCCCGGCTCCA from Azospirillum baldaniorum harbors:
- a CDS encoding PTS fructose-like transporter subunit IIB, giving the protein MAKLVAVTACPTGIAHTVMAAEALRRTAALMGHAIAVETQGSNGVQTPLSTADIAAADAVILATDIAVDDSRFAGKPILRTTTAAAIRDTKSVVGNALADVPGAQPEAAPAPPAAKPAPTVVRSPGLLVAITACPTGIAHTFMAAEALKQAAQAKGYRIKVETQGSVGAKNALTEEEIAEAEAVIIGADTHVATDRFAGKRLLKTSVGEALKQPARVIDEALALPVPAATGNAAAPAYADAVSGAKARQKEAQSGPYKHLLTGVSFMLPFVVAGGLLIALSFVFGIEAFKEPGTLPAALMQIGGEAAFGLMVPVLAGYIAYSIADRPGLAPGFIGGMLAAKIGAGFLGGIVAGFLAGYIARWLRDTIRLPQNLEGLKPVLIIPLLGTLAVGLLMVYVIGTPVAAIMNGLTAFLQSMTGANAVALGALLGAMMALDMGGPVNKAAYTFAVGLLASNTYTPMAAVMAAGMTPPLGLALATMVVPSRFTMQEREAGKAAGVLGLAFITEGAIPFAAKDPLRVIPAAMAGSAVAGALSMWFGCGLRAPHGGVFVLAIPNAVAPLGPYVLAIVAGTIVTTLGLMILKRRVEADPAAAPALDTAAPTSSSPAPSGAGR
- the pfkB gene encoding 1-phosphofructokinase — its product is MSAPSTPRPGVVTVTLNAAIDQTLDVPGFAAGAVNRAVAETRTAGGKGINVAAFLAGASLAGGATPVTATGFLGEENTAVFDALFRRRGIRDRCLRLAGRSRVNIKLVDREGHSVTDINLPGLHVPAESWRGLLTVVDDLAVTNRTFVLSGSVPAGVPDTAYTEMVTALHRRGAFVVVDASGPPLRHAVAARPDMVKPNAAELAELLGRPLKDRAEVVRAARELSESGIALVVVSLGAEGAVFVEGGRALLAMPPPVEVASTVGAGDAMVAGVVAARLEGMGLEDCARRGTAFAAGTLSRLGPELPPPERLAELMRAVRVEEL
- the ptsP gene encoding phosphoenolpyruvate--protein phosphotransferase; protein product: MLQVSESQVRLGLSAPDKTEAIRIAGRAMVDSGLIDPGYIDSMLGREAVSGTYLGSGIAIPHGLPEARDLVRRTGVVVVQFPQGVDWGGGEPARLVVGIAAKSDEHIAVLQRLTGVLGDPAEAARLGSTGDPRAIMAVLNGEAPAAPASEPVTLPIDGGSIAVTAPSPHGLHARPATALVEVAKRFRAEIAVRHGRTTANAKSLISLLRLGASGGQPLTVTASGEDAAAALQAIRAAFEAGLDEPVSTTTPAEEPAPRAVPADLDYDGRVIAGISASPGVSTGPVWKFQREELTVAETAPDPEAQHRRLDQALAAAAADLRNLHEEFWKKAGAAKAAIFKAHQELLDDPEMVAEAHALIGQGKSAGWAWRAVYEERAGTLAQLADPLLAGRAADLSDVGRRVLRLLAVVTESVAALPDHPVILLAEDLEPSDTAKLDPAKVLGLCTAGGGATSHTAIIARSLDIPAVVAAGPSVLDLENGRAAILDGDGGVLVADPSERDRGRAAEARIKVGERREAERLDRYKPAITTDGRRVEVAANISDPAEAVQAVEAGGEGVGLMRTEFLFLQRDLPPDEEEQFAAYQTMVRAMNGLPIILRTLDIGGDKNVPYLRMPAEGNPFLGVRGIRLCFEREDLFRTQLRAMLRASVEGPVRIMYPMIAAPAELERAKAITEAVRRELDVPPVELGIMIEVPSAVMMADRLAREVSFFSIGTNDLTQYVLAMDRLHPVLAPQADGLHPAVLRMVERTVDAARRAGIWVGACGGVAGDPAGAVLLSGLGVAELSVAIPAVPSVKARLRAIAMADAERTAREALDCADAAEVRALVRQRFADAGGVS